In Nilaparvata lugens isolate BPH chromosome 5, ASM1435652v1, whole genome shotgun sequence, the following proteins share a genomic window:
- the LOC120351632 gene encoding uncharacterized protein LOC120351632 — MGDWNARVGNDITIGHGCLGKHGAESVMNGSGKRMLEFCVDNDLLVGNSFFPHKSIHKITFESPNRGVKSAIDYFVYSRHFRYAVTDVRVYRSAELSTEHKLLIMDTQIRPPKKYKSVKYEKIKIMELKKAENRREYQRLITEELLRKEEEIDGSSEENIEKRWCLLKKSLLRVAEEVCGKTVVGEHVKRTKWWNDLVKEKVRLKKEAWKKFLRTKNADDWTEDTDDWTKTKRIQTRSKKG; from the coding sequence ATGGGTGACTGGAATGCGAGGGTAGGCAATGATATCACAATAGGACATGGATGCCTAGGAAAGCATGGAGCAGAGTCGGTAATGAATGGTAGTGGCAAGAGAATGCTGGAGTTCTGTGTGGATAACGATCTGTTAGTTGGAAATTCCTTCTTTCCCCATAAAAGTATCCATAAAATCACATTCGAATCACCCAACAGAGGAGTCAAAAGTGCAATTGACTATTTTGTATACTCAAGGCACTTCAGATATGCGGTAACGGATGTGAGGGTGTACAGGAGTGCGGAGCTCAGTACAGAGCACAAACTATTGATTATGGACACACAAATTAGACCTCCAAAGAAGTATAAATCTGTCAagtatgagaaaataaagataatggAATTGAAGAAGGCAGAGAACAGAAGAGAATATCAAAGGCTAATAACTGAGGAGCTCTTGAGGAAGGAGGAAGAAATTGATGGAAGCTCAGAAGAGAATATTGAGAAGAGATGGTGCCTACTGAAGAAGTCGCTGTTGAGAGTTGCAGAGGAAGTGTGTGGAAAGACAGTAGTGGGAGAGCATGTAAAAAGAACCAAGTGGTGGAACGATTTGGTGAAAGAGAAGGTTCGACTGAAGAAGGAGGCATGGAAAAAGTTTCTCAGAACTAAAAATGCAGATGATTGGACTGAAGACACAGATGATTGGACAAAGACGAAGAGAATCCAAACAAGAAGTAAGAAAGGCTAA